The following proteins are co-located in the Carassius gibelio isolate Cgi1373 ecotype wild population from Czech Republic chromosome A9, carGib1.2-hapl.c, whole genome shotgun sequence genome:
- the LOC128020260 gene encoding interleukin-1 receptor-like 2 isoform X7 has protein sequence MSSFYFQWIVLSALWIAGSQMHIINRSSHTISAGLAFRIECNIIDSKIQNVSVSWSLVSNQSLDNIKGIHINVNELWFLPAELSHSGLYSCLSRDGKETWEKIFDISVENKTCPHLNRKDDVTSTAELTCFLPHIFEIEPQAQVTWRNNCHPLNVTNSKVLPINRSKDMVGLYTCFVNFTFGGKNYTAAQTTELYSQDIVVTEPKIIYPKDETLKVTLGESYTLKCKALIGENDDEETDIFWHNDKESLESVDLNFTSSIVKDGDQMYILSFLYITEVTEEYLYTNFTCFVQHPAGSDFGKVFLIPASQIERYYWIALGLVALLILLCAVVFLFRIDLVLAYRAVCSSAAVNNDGKLYDAYVSYLHGDKHSSSSAMTFALDFLPAVLEDLYGYKLFISGRDELPGEAVHEVIADRMSRSRRLIIVLTSQNCVSPQTDATKSLLPDQLPVTNDVQLKETTSSDKIWATYEQRVGLYDALVKQGLKVILVQVEDGVEEALLPESLQYISRTKGILKWTQNTSEGGNKSFWKYMRYRMPPVKRQKNQELTVL, from the exons gGAGTCAGATGCACATCATAAATCGCAGCTCACACACCATCAGTGCTGGTCTTGCATTTAGGATTGAGTGCaacatcatagacagtaaaatacaGAATGTGAGTGTGAGCTGGAGCCTTGTTTCCAATCAGAGTCTGGATAATATCAAGGGAATACACATTAATGTCAACGAGCTCTGGTTTCTACCTGCTGAACTCTCCCACAGCGGACTCTACTCTTGTCTCAGCAG AGATGGAAAAGAAACCTGGGAAAAAATATTTGATATCTCCGTTGAGAATAAAACATGCCCCCATTTAAACAGAAAGGACGATGTAACAAGCACAGCGGAACTGACTTGTTTCCTACCTCACATCTTTGAGATAGAGCCTCAAGCTCAAGTGACCTGGAGAAAC aaCTGCCACCCACTCAATGTGACAAACAGTAAGGTTCTCCCGATAAACAGATCTAAAGACATGGTTGGACTGTATACGTGCTTTGTGAACTTTACTTTTGGAGGGAAAAATTACACTGCAGCCCAGACTACAGAACTCTACAGCCAAGATATAG TGGTGACAGAGCCTAAAATCATCTACCCAAAAGATGAAACACTGAAAGTAACACTTG GTGAAAGTTACACACTTAAGTGCAAAGCTCTGATTGGGGAGAACGATGATGAAGAAACTGATATTTTCTGGCATAATGACAAAGAGTCTCTTGAATCTGTTGATCTGAACTTCACCTCAAGCAT CGTGAAAGACGGCGATCAGATGTACATACTGTCCTTTTTATACATCACAGAAGTCACAGAAGAATATTTATACACTAATTTCACCTGTTTTGTTCAACACCCGGCAGGTTCAGATTTTGGGAAAGTCTTTCTTATTCCAG CGAGTCAGATTGAGCGTTATTACTGGATCGCTCTTGGTCTGGTGGCTCTGCTCATATTACTGTGTGCCGTGGTGTTTCTCTTCAGAATCGATCTGGTTCTGGCTTACAGGGCTGTTTGCTCGTCTGCAGCTGTAAACAACG ACGGCAAGTTGTACGATGCGTATGTGAGTTACCTTCATGGGGATAAGCACAGCTCATCCTCTGCGATGACATTTGCCTTGGATTTCCTTCCTGCGGTGCTGGAGGATTTATATGGTTACAAACTCTTCATCAGTGGTCGTGATGAACTTCCTGGAGAAG CGGTGCATGAAGTCATTGCAGACAGAATGAGCCGAAGTAGAAGGCTGATCATTGTTCTTACATCACAAAACTGTGTGTCGCCTCAAACCGATGCCACCAAGAGCCTTTTACCAGATCAACTCCCAGTAACCAATGATGTGCAACTGAAAGAAACCACTTCCTCTGACAAAATATGGGCCACTTACGAGCAGCGGGTGGGTCTCTATGACGCTTTGGTGAAGCAGGGTCTAAAAGTCATCCTGGTGCAGGTGGAGGATGGGGTTGAAGAGGCTCTGCTGCCTGAATCTTTGCAATACATCAGCCGCACTAAAGGCATCCTGAAATGGACGCAGAACACCAGTGAAGGGGGGAACAAAAGTTTCTGGAAATACATGCGCTATCGAATGCCTCCAGTGAAGCGGCAGAAGAACCAAGAGCTGACGGTGCTTTAA
- the LOC128020260 gene encoding interleukin-1 receptor-like 2 isoform X6 encodes MSSFYFHWIVLSALWIAGSQMHIINRSSHTISAGLAFRIECNIIDSKIQNVSVSWSLVSNQSLDNIKGIHINVNELWFLPAELSHSGLYSCLSRDGKETWEKIFDISVENKTCPHLNRKDDVTSTAELTCFLPHIFEIEPQAQVTWRNNCHPLNVTNSKVLPINRSKDMVGLYTCFVNFTFGGKNYTAAQTTELYSQDIVVTEPKIIYPKDETLKVTLGESYTLKCKALIGENDDEETDIFWHNDKESLESVDLNFTSSIVKDGDQMYILSFLYITEVTEEYLYTNFTCFVQHPAGSDFGKVFLIPASQIERYYWIALGLVALLILLCAVVFLFRIDLVLAYRAVCSSAAVNNDGKLYDAYVSYLHGDKHSSSSAMTFALDFLPAVLEDLYGYKLFISGRDELPGEAVHEVIADRMSRSRRLIIVLTSQNCVSPQTDATKSLLPDQLPVTNDVQLKETTSSDKIWATYEQRVGLYDALVKQGLKVILVQVEDGVEEALLPESLQYISRTKGILKWTQNTSEGGNKSFWKYMRYRMPPVKRQKNQELTVL; translated from the exons ATGAGCTCGTTTTATTTCCATTGGATTGTACTCTCAGCTCTTTGGATTGCAG gGAGTCAGATGCACATCATAAATCGCAGCTCACACACCATCAGTGCTGGTCTTGCATTTAGGATTGAGTGCaacatcatagacagtaaaatacaGAATGTGAGTGTGAGCTGGAGCCTTGTTTCCAATCAGAGTCTGGATAATATCAAGGGAATACACATTAATGTCAACGAGCTCTGGTTTCTACCTGCTGAACTCTCCCACAGCGGACTCTACTCTTGTCTCAGCAG AGATGGAAAAGAAACCTGGGAAAAAATATTTGATATCTCCGTTGAGAATAAAACATGCCCCCATTTAAACAGAAAGGACGATGTAACAAGCACAGCGGAACTGACTTGTTTCCTACCTCACATCTTTGAGATAGAGCCTCAAGCTCAAGTGACCTGGAGAAAC aaCTGCCACCCACTCAATGTGACAAACAGTAAGGTTCTCCCGATAAACAGATCTAAAGACATGGTTGGACTGTATACGTGCTTTGTGAACTTTACTTTTGGAGGGAAAAATTACACTGCAGCCCAGACTACAGAACTCTACAGCCAAGATATAG TGGTGACAGAGCCTAAAATCATCTACCCAAAAGATGAAACACTGAAAGTAACACTTG GTGAAAGTTACACACTTAAGTGCAAAGCTCTGATTGGGGAGAACGATGATGAAGAAACTGATATTTTCTGGCATAATGACAAAGAGTCTCTTGAATCTGTTGATCTGAACTTCACCTCAAGCAT CGTGAAAGACGGCGATCAGATGTACATACTGTCCTTTTTATACATCACAGAAGTCACAGAAGAATATTTATACACTAATTTCACCTGTTTTGTTCAACACCCGGCAGGTTCAGATTTTGGGAAAGTCTTTCTTATTCCAG CGAGTCAGATTGAGCGTTATTACTGGATCGCTCTTGGTCTGGTGGCTCTGCTCATATTACTGTGTGCCGTGGTGTTTCTCTTCAGAATCGATCTGGTTCTGGCTTACAGGGCTGTTTGCTCGTCTGCAGCTGTAAACAACG ACGGCAAGTTGTACGATGCGTATGTGAGTTACCTTCATGGGGATAAGCACAGCTCATCCTCTGCGATGACATTTGCCTTGGATTTCCTTCCTGCGGTGCTGGAGGATTTATATGGTTACAAACTCTTCATCAGTGGTCGTGATGAACTTCCTGGAGAAG CGGTGCATGAAGTCATTGCAGACAGAATGAGCCGAAGTAGAAGGCTGATCATTGTTCTTACATCACAAAACTGTGTGTCGCCTCAAACCGATGCCACCAAGAGCCTTTTACCAGATCAACTCCCAGTAACCAATGATGTGCAACTGAAAGAAACCACTTCCTCTGACAAAATATGGGCCACTTACGAGCAGCGGGTGGGTCTCTATGACGCTTTGGTGAAGCAGGGTCTAAAAGTCATCCTGGTGCAGGTGGAGGATGGGGTTGAAGAGGCTCTGCTGCCTGAATCTTTGCAATACATCAGCCGCACTAAAGGCATCCTGAAATGGACGCAGAACACCAGTGAAGGGGGGAACAAAAGTTTCTGGAAATACATGCGCTATCGAATGCCTCCAGTGAAGCGGCAGAAGAACCAAGAGCTGACGGTGCTTTAA